From the genome of Sediminibacter sp. Hel_I_10:
CCCTTGACTTGCCAATATGGGTTAAAGGTGTCGCCATTGGGCGTAAAGAACTTTGGAAACCCAATAACAGATACTTGCTCTTCAATTATGCCGCAATCATTTTTTATATCCTGAACATAAACCGTATGTAAGCCGAAAGGCACATTGTCAAATATGGGACTATCTTGGTACGGTCCATTAGGATCATCTAAGGCATACTGATACGTACCTTCACCAGAAACCAGTACCGAAATGCTGTTATTTGATGTGGCATCTGTAATGTTTATCTCTACAAAGGTGGCGGTATTTGAAGGAGATACGGTGATGGTTCTGTCTTTAAAACAGCCATCGGTTGAGGTCACCCTTACGGTATAAACACCAGGGGTATTGACCTCAATCTCAATTGTGTCTTCACCGGTAGACCAATTGTAATAATAGTTGTTGGGGATGTCATCTATAAATCCGCTATCTAATGTGATGGTCTCTGGGAAGGTGTTTAAACAATAAAAGACTTCTTCTTCAGTGATGATGTTTGGCAATTCAAATACAGTAAGATCAATCTCACTAATTCCAAAACAGGCGTTAGCGTTTTCAACCCGAGCGTATACGGTTTGTGCATAGGGAATGGTGTTGGTGAAATTGTTGGCAATGGGATTGTTTTCAGAAAGCGCCTCATCATAAGTTTGGTAATAGGAGACCTCTAAGTCTGGAGACAAGCCTAATAAAATCGATGCTCTAGCATCTTCTAAATCGAAATTATAAATACCGTCCTCAATGCCATCATCATCACAGGCTTCTAAACTGGTGTCGCTAGATGCCGTTGTACTAATTTCTAGAGTAATTTCTGCAATGTTGGCACAACCAGTTTGCGTATTGGTAACTAAGACATAAAGTGTTTGAGGGGTAAGGTAATTATCGAAGAGGTTACTTTCAAGAGCATTTTCGTTGTTTTCTAAATCGGATACGGATTCGTAGAATATGACCGATCTGTCATCTTCACCATTGGTAATAGCATTGATGACATCATTTAGATCATAGGTTGTAAAACCTTCGGGGATGCCATCTTCATCACATTGAATGATGGTGATGGCATTGGCTGTTGGCACATCGTTCACATTGAGTGTAAGCTCTCGGGTTAGAAAGCAATTGGTATTGCCGTTACTTTCAATTCTAAGCACAATGGTTTCCGTATAAGGCGTTACATTATAATACGGCAGAGTTAGTTGTTGTTGATTATCTTCCGCATCTTGCTGATTAGGATGAAAGCTCACCGTATATGCCAACTGCTCTTGAGTGTTTAGAATTTCGGGAATTATCTCGCTCAAATCAAATAGGCCAATACCGTCTGAGGTGTTTCCATCTAGACTATTATCACAGATGGTGCGTTCTTGTAATGGATCTATGGTTGGAAGTTCTACAACGCTTATTTCAAATGAGGTAATGTCAAAACAGTTGGGGCTATTGGTGTTTTCAACTCTTGCGTAAATGGTCTGCGGATTCTCTGTATTAGAAAAATCAGTTGTAATTTCATTGGTGCCGTTTTCTGCTTCGTCAAGCTCAGTAAAATACTTAACGGTGTATTCCGAAGCATTTTGTCCGTTTAAAATAGCAGCGTCTTGGGAGCTCAGATCAAATGTGGAGGTTGTGGCATTGTCACAGGCCAGCATATTTGTAGGAGGACTTGCCGTGGGGATTTCAAAAACACCAACAACCGCTTGCCCTTCTATGGGACATTCGCCATTGTTGGGTTCAATATAAACTTCATAGAAGCCTGGTTGATCTACGAAAAGTTCAAACGTCGTTTCAGTAAGCGCTACGCCGTCTTTGGTCCATGCATAGGTTCCGCCGGGGACATCTTCTGCAATTAAGGTGTAACTATCACCTTCGCAAAGTTTTAATTCTGTGGTACTAATACCATTTTGAATGATGTCTATCTGGCTATTAAAAAGGGATTGAATGAAAGGCGGTAGTCCAAGACGAGTGGTATTTTGCAAGCCCCCACTAATGTCTAATAATATACCTGTTGCGTCATAATTGGCGCTGGTGCCATCTGCTTCAGGATTATTAATCACCCCAAGATAGCGCCCGGTAACAAATGGGCTAGAAAGATCGACTTGCGCCCGGTAAATGCGTTTGTCCAACCCCAATTGAAGTGCACCACCGTAAAACACATTAGATTGATGGATGATGGCCATAGATCCAGGGATATCTGAACTTTCTAAATTCCATTGCAGTACACTGCTTGGTCCAGTTCCATTGGCACCACCATCTACTGTTGCATATACTTTCTTGTTTTCTGCGGAAAATTCTACGCCATAAGGGCTATCTCCCATACTCGGACTGTAGAGTTCTAAAGAATTAGAAACCGTACCAGTATTATTGTCAAAGTCCATAAGATAAACTCCTCCTGGCGCATCGGTTCCCTGTTGTGTGCTAAAGCCCAAATGTGCCACTGCTAATTTTGTACCGTCAGGGGACGCCTTGATATAGCCCAAGGCATTTCTGCGGTATCCAGAAATAGGGACTTCTGGACCCACAACCGATATTTGAGGTTCTGTGTTTACCCCGTTAATATCTACTTTATAAGCGTAGTAAGTATCTACAAAGTGCGTAATGACCCAAAATGAAGAGCAATCATCTGCTTTTACAGCAGTAATTTTTTCTGAACACTTGTATTTTATAGCTTCAGGATCGTTAATATCATAGCTAATAAGTGGGATGTTTTTTTCTAAAGGGTCCACATCGCCGAGTCCATCTTCTAAATTGATATCTATTAAAGAATAGTTGAGGCCGTTATTGAAGCCGTCATCTCCGCTAGGGACTGTTGCTCCTTCAGCGTATATTCCTGTAAACTGATTGGGATAGACATTGGCATTATCGTGATGAGGTTCATCAACCGTAAAGAGATAGAATTTTGTAGGATCCTGAGGTTTTGGTACAATTAGACCTGACGAGGTACTTGAAGGATCTCCCAGAAGTCCAGTGCCAGCAAAATAATTGGCATTAGGCATGGGTTGATGTTGTGCGTTCCAAATGGTACGTCCATCCGAATAAAACAAAAGATCACCGTTGGTATCAGAAATAGATGTGCAGCCTTCTAAGGTGTTAATCTGTCCATCGGTAATGGCTGTAACACCGCCTGTAGCGGCATTGAACCGTAAGCCCGCATTTTGGCCGAAATACCAATATGAGGCTTCCTCTTGTGCATAGCTTGAGCTAGCCACAATAAAAAGGAAGGCTAATAAGAGACTATTTTTTTTCATTTAATATCTCGCAATCTCCTTTAGTACTCTAAAAACATAGCGTGCATCACAACCTGATAACCAATTTTTTTAAAAAACATATCTAGCTGCTAATTAACTGGTTGGCTAAAACAGTGTTCTAAAGGTTCCTAAAGATATTATAAATCGCGCTGCTTTAATAATCTATAGGACGAAAATATAAATAGGGCTGTCCAAAATAGTACAATTGCAATCTCATACCAGTGCACTCCAAAATCATACATGAGTTCTTGGCTATTTGGCATTTTTGAGATGGCAATGCGCTGAAAAGGTTGGTCAATGAGATTCCACATGGACTTTAACGGAAAGAAATTCTGAATCTTATCGGCTGTATCTTCATTGATTTGCCAAGTGAGTATCCCATAGATGATCCATTCCACTATAAAAATCATGAATAAGAAGGCTAGTGCAAAGGCAGATCTTTTGACTAACATCCCTAGGAAAAGGCAGAGACTGAAGAACCCAACGAGCTTTATAAAATAAGCAAGCAGAAACTCGGTATCCCTAAAGATTAAGCTCAACTCGTTAATACTTGAGTAGTAGAGACCGATAGAAAGACAGATGATGAAAATCAAAACGGTTGCCACTGCGGAAAAGAACACGATGGTGTAAAATTTTGAAAGAATGAATTCCTTTTTGCTTAAGCCGTCAATTAAGTTCTGCTTGATGGTTTTGTTACTGTATTCATTACCGATCATACTGACCACTACAATAGCAAAAAAGAATTTGAACTGTGCTGCAAAAAAGGTAGTGATGTGCCAAACGATTGGGAAATTGAACAAGCCATAATGACCTAATTCCAATACGAACAATCCGAAGAAATTAATTCTAAGAGAAGATAGGATGATGACGAAAAAAGGCAAGATAAAAGAGATGAATATCAATACCTTACTGGCTCTATTGAGCAGTAGTTTTTGAAGTTCTAGTTGTAATAATCGTAGCATGATGGTTGTTATTAGGAGGCGTCTGAACGGATTCGTTCAAAAATGACGTGATTGATTTTAATAATTTGATTTAGTCTTGATTGTCTGTTAACTTGAGGAACTGTTCTTCTAAGCTTTCCTTACGTTTGACAAGGTGGGAGAGCACAATACCTTTTTCAAACATTAAGGTGTTGAAGGTTGTGGCATCCATGGGTTCATTGAGAATGACCTTTATTAACTCGTTCTCTACGGTAATGTTTCCAAAATTAACATCGCTTTCTAACACTTTAATGAGTTCTGCATGCTGTTGTGATTTCAGCTCAAAGAAACCGTGGCTTGAGATCATTTCATCCACACGACCAGAGTAAAGTTTTTGACCTTTTCTAAGTACAACAACATGAGAGCATACCTTTTCTACTTCATCCAATAAATGCGATGCCAATAAAATGGTAGTGCCATTACTGGCAATGTCTTTTATAATTTGTCGTATTTGATGAATCCCTTGAGGATCAAGTCCGTTAGTAGGTTCATCTAAAATTAAGATTTCAGGGTCGTTCAATAGGGCAGAGGCAATGGCTAATCGCTGTTTCATCCCTAAAGAGTAGGTTTTAAACTTATGGTCTTTACGATCTAACAGGCCTACGACTTGAAGTTTTTCAGCAATCTTAATTTCGTTAACCCCTTTAATTTTACAGACCAGTTTTAGGTTCTGCTGGGCAGTCATGTAGGGGTAAAAATTAGGCCTTTCGATAATGGCACCCACCTTTTTAAGCGCATCATGGGTTGAGGTGTTGCCGTCAAACCAATGAAAAGTCCCTTCGGTTTTATTAACGACGTTTAAGACAATACCGAGAGTAGTAGACTTACCGCTGCCGTTAGGGCCAAGGATGCCGTAAACATTGCCTTTATTGATGGTAAAGGAGAGGTCTTTAACGGCAGTAAGGTAACCAAATTTCTTTGTGAGGTTGTTGATGGTTAGTATAGATTCCAAAATGTGATTGTTTTTTCTGCTGAAAGCAATCAGCAGGATGGTTCGTTTAAGTACGACGAGTAGAATTGTAAATTGTTACAACATTTAAAATTTCAGAAGAAGAATCTTAAGAACATTGATCATTAGTGATGTTTAAAACATGTCACGATAGATTAGAAAATATGGAGGGAACGGTAAATATAATAGCAATAAAACTATTGCTCGCATTTTGTTATTTAGCCAAACATCATCAAAAGTACCAAAAGCACAATAATGGAATTTACCGTAAGTCTGACCCATTTTAATTGTGTCATGATCAAGCTTAGTAATGCCATAACCCCTAAGAAAAGAGCAATAATAATTAATTGTGCCAACTCAATCCCGATGTTAAAGCCAAGTAGCGGTAATACGATAGACTCATCATCAAACAGCATCATTTTGATGTAATTGGAGAATCCTAGACCGTGAATAAGACCAAAGGCTAAGAGAATACCATAAGTGATCCCTAAGGATTGGTTGCTGCTTTTATCTTTAAAAATAAGCCAATAATTATTGAGACAGCTTATCAAAATGGTGATGGGAATCAGCGTTTCTACCAGATCAGAATTAATGGATACCAACTCTAAACCCGAAAGAAATAAGGTGAGGCAATGCCCAAGAGTAAAGGCTGTAACGAGCCCGAGCAGTTTACGCCAGTCTTTAAAGGTGTAGAGTAAACAAAAGGAAATGATAAAATAGAGGTGATCTAGAGCAGATAGATCGAGAATGTGATTGACACCTTCGTTTAAATAGAATAAAATATCACTCATTGTATATTATTTGCTTTTTGCTAAGTGTATGGCGTTTGTTGTTCGTTTTAAAATGTACCGAGTTTGTTTGGGACGAGAATACTTCTTGAAATATTGTATTTTTAAGAGAAAAAGACGTTAAACTATCAATCATATTATGGCTTTTGGTCTCTACGGTAAGAATTGAATTTTTTTCTGAATAAAAGACATTCTCGATGTCAAAAGTAATGCTTTTATCATTTTGATAAATGACTAAATGCTCTTTAAGGTAATTTTGAAGTACCAAAGTGCCATTTGAGTGTAAAGTTGAAAAATCTGCTTGTTTTAATCGGTATTTTTTTTCTATTTGAGCGCAGAGATCGTCTGCGAAAAAGTTGGTTTTTAAATAGACATAATTATCAGCAATACTCATTTTGCTAAAGGTCATCTTTAAAGGGTGGTACCCTTTAAAAGAAAAAAAGAAAACAACTACAAAAATCAATACGACGTTCTTCATAACTATTACATTAGAAAATGTCTCTATAGTGGACCCATAGAGACATTTTTTAAATTTGAGTGATTGTGTTTTCTTATTTTAGAGCTAACTTCAATGTTTTTGAAGTTCCGTTAAAGGAGACTTTAACAAAATAAACGCCGTTTGAAAAAGACCTTAAATTCAAGGTTGCGTTATCATTGTTGATTTGAAATTTCACATCAAGATCTTTACCATTTTGATCAAAGACCTGAACGTTTTCAATAGTTTGACCTTTCAGTTGTACATATGCAATCCCTGTTGTGGGGTTTGGATATATTTTGAGATCACCATCTTTTAAAATAACGTCATCTGCACTCAATGTTGGTACGACTTCAAAATAAAATCGTTCAGATATTTCGTTATAGCCATCATTTTCAAAAAAGGCCAAGAAGTAGTCTCCTGGTTGGTTGATGGCATCTAAGGTTCTGACTCCTGAACTTAAGTTATCAGGATCTACATATTCCCAACTTGTAGACGTTGGCCCGCCAGGTGTTTGCCCTACAAGATAGGTTCCTAACCAATCGGTAGTGTTACCAGGACCATTGGCATAGTTTACCAAGAAATTTGTTCCTGTTTCAATCACATCTGAGTCCATGCTCACAGTAGGACCTACGTTAATTGTAAAGCTTGTTCTATTGGAAATTTCATCCCCGGTTGTAGGGTCAATAATGACCGCAAAGTAATTTCCAGTGGTTTGTGGCAAGATATTTTCTTCACCTTCAGCTCCTGTTAAGCCATCTAAGGTTATGGTTCCGTCAGTTTGTAAATTAAGATTTAAGAATGTGCTCAAAGGATCAACTGTTGGATTGCTGCCTTCGGAAAACACAGCAATAAAATCTTCATTATCTCCAGTGCTATTTGCAAATGTGAAAGCAATAGGTTGATTGATATAAAAATTGTTAACGCTAGTGGTTAAAGTTGCCACTTGATTTCCAACTTGAAAGTTAACGCGCTCACCTACTTCCTGAAATGTGTCTTCTGTATGATAAGTGGCATAGTAAAGACCATCACTGAACATCCCGAAATTATAAATCTCTGGAGTTGCAAGTACATCTATACGTTGTATCAAATGAGATTGATTTGGCTCATCGTCTTGAAGGTAAATACCTATCCAATCGGAAACATTTGCTAAACCTCCAGCTTCTAAATTAACAATGACATCTTCATCAGATTCAAAAATGGTTTCAGTAGTACTCAATATGGGGGTTTGCCTTACTGTAAAAGCGATTCTTTCGGATAGTTCTGTGTAACCATCGTTCTCAAAAAAACCAGCAAAATGTTCCCCTTCAGAAGATAAGGTAAATGATCGTGATCCATTGATTTCTCCATCAATATATTCATATGATTGTGATGTCACATTTGTAGGTGTTTGGCCTTCCAAATATAATCCAATCCAATCTGTATTGTTACCAGGCGCGTTCACGAAGTTTACAGTAAACGGTTCATTTTGATTAACAATCACTTCATCCATGTAGATTGCAGGATCATCGGTTATTGTTATGGCTATGGCATTTGATACTTGTGTATAGCTGTCGTTTGTGTACATTGCTAAATAATAGCTTCCAACAACGGGCAGTTGATTAGGTCCTCCTTGTAAGAAATCTGTGCCAGTTATGGTAGTTGTTCCGTTGGCAAGTCCTCCAAAATATTTATAGCTCCAAAGGTTGTCTGTACCTGCGGTTTGGCCATCATCAATAATGGTTCCTATATAATCTTTTTCAATAGCAGGACCATCCACAAAATCTATAGTGATTGGCTCTCCTTGAGAAAAGGTTGTTTTTTCAGTTGAAATAACAGCGATTTCTGTTCCAACTTGGAAATTGATTGATTCTCCAGCTGTGAGATAGGTATCTTGTATATGGTATATAGCGTAATAGTAAGCACTGGGTAGATTGCTGAATGTGAGTTGACTTAAGTTTGTGTCAACATCCAATCTCATAATTTCATTATTCTCACCAATTGGGATCCCTGCTTTATAGATTCCAATCCAGTCAGATTCGTTATTAGGATGATCTGTAAAACTAATGATGACATCGTCACCTTGATCATAAATGATTTCGTTAGAAGATAATATTGGCTCAGCACCTACCCAAAAGTAAACCCTATCTGCAATTTCTTGATAGCCATCATTAATAAAGAATCCGGCATAAAATATTCCGCTAGTATCTAAATTGAAGGTTTTTATTCCGTTGGCGGCACCACTTGTATATTGATAAGCGGCAGATCCACTTTCACCAGGAACGATTTCATTTTGATAAATGCCTATCCAATCCAAATTACCGCCAGGCCCGTTTAAGAAAGTGACTTCAATAGGTTCGTTTAAATTATAAGATGCCTGATTTATTGAAAGACCAGGTTCACCATCTAAGCTTCCTACGACTTCAAAGGAAATTGGCTCAGACCAGGCACTCCATCCTAAATTTTCATCGCGATGTCTAACCCGTGCATGATAAATACCATTATTTAAAAAATTTTCAGGGATGTTATAATTTAAGATTTCCATGCCTTCACCTATATTCATAGTTTCATCTGTTTGGCTACCTTCAGGGCCAAAAAAATTATCAACGTGTCTAAAGGTATCAAGCTCTAGGATAGAGAAGTTTTCTGTTGAGGAGATTTGAAACTGGGTTGAGTTTAGAGCTTCTGTTGTTGAGCTGTCGTAAGAAGAACTGTTGAGCGTAATAGGAAGATTTACGGGCTCTATAAATTCATTAATGATATTGGGTTGGTTGGGTACATTAATGTTCCTTTTGTAGTGCATTTCATCTAGAAGCACATTGTTTTTGGTAGTATTTAAGCTGCCAATGGTATAAGATTGTACATTAATTTCGTCAGTATCGTTGTTGATCTCAATTAATTGATATGCAAAATTTGACCAACTACCTTGAGTCTCTTCACGATCGTCTTCATTATTGCTGTCTCCCCAATATTGAGGCCATGC
Proteins encoded in this window:
- a CDS encoding T9SS type B sorting domain-containing protein — translated: MKKNSLLLAFLFIVASSSYAQEEASYWYFGQNAGLRFNAATGGVTAITDGQINTLEGCTSISDTNGDLLFYSDGRTIWNAQHQPMPNANYFAGTGLLGDPSSTSSGLIVPKPQDPTKFYLFTVDEPHHDNANVYPNQFTGIYAEGATVPSGDDGFNNGLNYSLIDINLEDGLGDVDPLEKNIPLISYDINDPEAIKYKCSEKITAVKADDCSSFWVITHFVDTYYAYKVDINGVNTEPQISVVGPEVPISGYRRNALGYIKASPDGTKLAVAHLGFSTQQGTDAPGGVYLMDFDNNTGTVSNSLELYSPSMGDSPYGVEFSAENKKVYATVDGGANGTGPSSVLQWNLESSDIPGSMAIIHQSNVFYGGALQLGLDKRIYRAQVDLSSPFVTGRYLGVINNPEADGTSANYDATGILLDISGGLQNTTRLGLPPFIQSLFNSQIDIIQNGISTTELKLCEGDSYTLIAEDVPGGTYAWTKDGVALTETTFELFVDQPGFYEVYIEPNNGECPIEGQAVVGVFEIPTASPPTNMLACDNATTSTFDLSSQDAAILNGQNASEYTVKYFTELDEAENGTNEITTDFSNTENPQTIYARVENTNSPNCFDITSFEISVVELPTIDPLQERTICDNSLDGNTSDGIGLFDLSEIIPEILNTQEQLAYTVSFHPNQQDAEDNQQQLTLPYYNVTPYTETIVLRIESNGNTNCFLTRELTLNVNDVPTANAITIIQCDEDGIPEGFTTYDLNDVINAITNGEDDRSVIFYESVSDLENNENALESNLFDNYLTPQTLYVLVTNTQTGCANIAEITLEISTTASSDTSLEACDDDGIEDGIYNFDLEDARASILLGLSPDLEVSYYQTYDEALSENNPIANNFTNTIPYAQTVYARVENANACFGISEIDLTVFELPNIITEEEVFYCLNTFPETITLDSGFIDDIPNNYYYNWSTGEDTIEIEVNTPGVYTVRVTSTDGCFKDRTITVSPSNTATFVEINITDATSNNSISVLVSGEGTYQYALDDPNGPYQDSPIFDNVPFGLHTVYVQDIKNDCGIIEEQVSVIGFPKFFTPNGDTFNPYWQVKGISELFQPQSQILIYDRHGKLITELDPLGPGWDGTYNGFNMPSSDYWFMVNLEDGRTFTGHFALKR
- a CDS encoding ABC transporter permease; the protein is MLRLLQLELQKLLLNRASKVLIFISFILPFFVIILSSLRINFFGLFVLELGHYGLFNFPIVWHITTFFAAQFKFFFAIVVVSMIGNEYSNKTIKQNLIDGLSKKEFILSKFYTIVFFSAVATVLIFIICLSIGLYYSSINELSLIFRDTEFLLAYFIKLVGFFSLCLFLGMLVKRSAFALAFLFMIFIVEWIIYGILTWQINEDTADKIQNFFPLKSMWNLIDQPFQRIAISKMPNSQELMYDFGVHWYEIAIVLFWTALFIFSSYRLLKQRDL
- a CDS encoding metallophosphoesterase; this encodes MKKTTLSLLLCCIAYLGVSQTIKPYLQAAKPNSIHINWKTDNGTNPRVEYGLTQNDLSTIIYGVTENLEPKDSDYSTPYHYHTVKLTDLFENTGYYYKVYSGDTDESEIEYFKTPPSLGDNSGTLRFIALGDHQIINYQGAPYMKFNELVQAAKSKAEELYGTPIADNFNLILNDGDQVDLGKLEHYEKIHFQKSSYLTPNLPIITAVGNHETYGSSYQNGGIQSYFDHFILDDEWTYGGINSGTERYYAYQLANVLFLVLDTEATTTTQKAWAESVIDYAIADSNVEWIISIGHRPYQAEQYSNDYSSWFGNDILPKLKTTDKFVLHIGGHHHLYARGQFEDHNAYHMISGGTAWPQYWGDSNNEDDREETQGSWSNFAYQLIEINNDTDEINVQSYTIGSLNTTKNNVLLDEMHYKRNINVPNQPNIINEFIEPVNLPITLNSSSYDSSTTEALNSTQFQISSTENFSILELDTFRHVDNFFGPEGSQTDETMNIGEGMEILNYNIPENFLNNGIYHARVRHRDENLGWSAWSEPISFEVVGSLDGEPGLSINQASYNLNEPIEVTFLNGPGGNLDWIGIYQNEIVPGESGSAAYQYTSGAANGIKTFNLDTSGIFYAGFFINDGYQEIADRVYFWVGAEPILSSNEIIYDQGDDVIISFTDHPNNESDWIGIYKAGIPIGENNEIMRLDVDTNLSQLTFSNLPSAYYYAIYHIQDTYLTAGESINFQVGTEIAVISTEKTTFSQGEPITIDFVDGPAIEKDYIGTIIDDGQTAGTDNLWSYKYFGGLANGTTTITGTDFLQGGPNQLPVVGSYYLAMYTNDSYTQVSNAIAITITDDPAIYMDEVIVNQNEPFTVNFVNAPGNNTDWIGLYLEGQTPTNVTSQSYEYIDGEINGSRSFTLSSEGEHFAGFFENDGYTELSERIAFTVRQTPILSTTETIFESDEDVIVNLEAGGLANVSDWIGIYLQDDEPNQSHLIQRIDVLATPEIYNFGMFSDGLYYATYHTEDTFQEVGERVNFQVGNQVATLTTSVNNFYINQPIAFTFANSTGDNEDFIAVFSEGSNPTVDPLSTFLNLNLQTDGTITLDGLTGAEGEENILPQTTGNYFAVIIDPTTGDEISNRTSFTINVGPTVSMDSDVIETGTNFLVNYANGPGNTTDWLGTYLVGQTPGGPTSTSWEYVDPDNLSSGVRTLDAINQPGDYFLAFFENDGYNEISERFYFEVVPTLSADDVILKDGDLKIYPNPTTGIAYVQLKGQTIENVQVFDQNGKDLDVKFQINNDNATLNLRSFSNGVYFVKVSFNGTSKTLKLALK
- a CDS encoding DUF6702 family protein codes for the protein MKNVVLIFVVVFFFSFKGYHPLKMTFSKMSIADNYVYLKTNFFADDLCAQIEKKYRLKQADFSTLHSNGTLVLQNYLKEHLVIYQNDKSITFDIENVFYSEKNSILTVETKSHNMIDSLTSFSLKNTIFQEVFSSQTNSVHFKTNNKRHTLSKKQIIYNE
- a CDS encoding HupE/UreJ family protein gives rise to the protein MSDILFYLNEGVNHILDLSALDHLYFIISFCLLYTFKDWRKLLGLVTAFTLGHCLTLFLSGLELVSINSDLVETLIPITILISCLNNYWLIFKDKSSNQSLGITYGILLAFGLIHGLGFSNYIKMMLFDDESIVLPLLGFNIGIELAQLIIIALFLGVMALLSLIMTQLKWVRLTVNSIIVLLVLLMMFG
- a CDS encoding ABC transporter ATP-binding protein: MESILTINNLTKKFGYLTAVKDLSFTINKGNVYGILGPNGSGKSTTLGIVLNVVNKTEGTFHWFDGNTSTHDALKKVGAIIERPNFYPYMTAQQNLKLVCKIKGVNEIKIAEKLQVVGLLDRKDHKFKTYSLGMKQRLAIASALLNDPEILILDEPTNGLDPQGIHQIRQIIKDIASNGTTILLASHLLDEVEKVCSHVVVLRKGQKLYSGRVDEMISSHGFFELKSQQHAELIKVLESDVNFGNITVENELIKVILNEPMDATTFNTLMFEKGIVLSHLVKRKESLEEQFLKLTDNQD